The following are encoded in a window of Haloprofundus salilacus genomic DNA:
- a CDS encoding ABC transporter ATP-binding protein, with protein MTTNKQQITHEAVTVPDDQAILEVRNASVTFDMERGESKVMDDVSVDIKRDEILGVVGESGSGKSMFASALLDAVVEPGILTGEITYYPSIGDPVNLLELSERETKAIRWEEISMVFQGAMSSFNPTMTIGGHFEETLRAHQADVEAGLERAHELLSDLYLEPKRVLGAYPHELSGGMSQRALIALSLVLEPEVLVMDEPTAALDLLMQQSILALLRDIQQKYNLTVVFITHDLPLVAGLADRLAVMYAFKFAEIGPADDIVRDAAHPYTRALLKSVPNTEADVDEMKPIEGASPDPVNVPLGCAYHPRCPLSTEKCVQQDPDYYEAGENHYAKCHHWEDAADAIKYSIGSATSSGDLP; from the coding sequence ATGACGACTAACAAACAACAGATCACACACGAGGCGGTGACGGTACCAGACGATCAGGCGATCCTCGAGGTCCGCAACGCGAGCGTGACCTTCGACATGGAACGCGGCGAGTCGAAAGTTATGGACGACGTGAGCGTCGACATCAAACGCGACGAGATTCTCGGCGTCGTTGGGGAGTCTGGCTCCGGAAAGAGTATGTTCGCCTCGGCGTTGCTCGACGCCGTCGTCGAACCCGGTATCCTCACCGGCGAGATCACGTATTATCCGAGTATCGGCGATCCAGTCAACCTGCTCGAACTGAGTGAGCGGGAGACGAAGGCGATTCGGTGGGAGGAGATCTCGATGGTGTTCCAGGGCGCGATGAGTTCGTTCAACCCGACGATGACCATCGGCGGTCACTTCGAGGAGACGCTACGGGCTCACCAGGCCGATGTCGAAGCAGGACTCGAACGAGCCCACGAACTGCTCTCCGATCTGTACCTCGAACCCAAGCGCGTTCTAGGCGCGTACCCCCACGAACTGTCCGGCGGCATGAGCCAGCGCGCATTGATCGCACTGAGCCTTGTGCTCGAACCCGAAGTGCTCGTGATGGACGAACCGACGGCGGCGTTGGACCTGCTGATGCAGCAGTCGATCCTCGCGCTGCTGCGTGACATTCAGCAGAAGTACAACCTAACGGTTGTATTCATCACCCATGACTTGCCGCTTGTCGCCGGTCTCGCGGACCGCCTAGCCGTGATGTACGCGTTCAAGTTCGCCGAGATCGGACCGGCCGATGACATCGTGCGTGACGCGGCTCACCCGTACACTCGGGCGCTCCTCAAATCAGTCCCGAACACCGAGGCCGACGTCGACGAGATGAAGCCGATCGAAGGAGCGAGCCCCGACCCGGTGAACGTCCCGTTGGGGTGTGCCTACCATCCACGCTGTCCGCTGTCGACCGAAAAGTGCGTCCAGCAGGACCCGGACTACTACGAAGCCGGGGAGAACCACTATGCGAAGTGTCACCACTGGGAGGACGCTGCTGATGCAATCAAATACAGCATTGGCAGCGCGACCAGTTCGGGTGATCTGCCATGA
- a CDS encoding creatininase family protein produces MVPLRSSTLVHFSHRLTSGHTKTGTVRYVDLHSTEFEERLESAPIAYLPLGTLEWHGNHLPYGTDGLISGGFFDRLAGV; encoded by the coding sequence ATTGTCCCTCTGCGAAGCAGCACGCTCGTACATTTTAGTCACCGGCTCACCAGTGGACACACAAAGACCGGGACCGTCAGATACGTCGACTTACATTCCACCGAGTTCGAAGAGCGACTCGAATCCGCCCCGATCGCCTACCTCCCGCTGGGAACGCTTGAATGGCACGGCAATCACCTCCCGTACGGCACGGACGGGCTCATCTCCGGGGGCTTCTTCGACCGACTCGCAGGTGTGTAG
- a CDS encoding oligopeptide/dipeptide ABC transporter ATP-binding protein, which yields MTDPVLSLDSVEVHFEESGGILNSLFGDSETVHAVDDVSLTVEENDVVALIGESGCGKTTLGKTSIGLQRPTGGSVKFRGQDIWDAKDGNGDIDIPYQEIRKSLQIVHQDPGASLNPNKTVMHSLQQPLKRWQDDMSQEDRRARVLGMLEYVGMTPAEDFAHRFPHQLSGGEKQRTALIRALLMNPDLILADEAVSALDVSLRVDMMDLMLDLQDEFNTSFIFISHNLSNARYLTKKADGKIGIMYMGELIEIGSADEILQNAQHPYTKVLQWATAELDPDAHKARDPPVRTIDIPDPKNPPSGCRFHTRCPYAREECRSSKPALLSHDGTPEDHIAACFRGYDEDEHPYWDSPKLDENSFADSDGSEGEATGD from the coding sequence ATGACGGACCCGGTCCTCTCACTGGACAGCGTCGAAGTCCACTTCGAGGAGAGTGGTGGTATCCTCAACAGTCTGTTTGGCGACAGTGAAACGGTCCACGCCGTCGACGACGTCTCACTTACCGTCGAGGAAAATGACGTCGTCGCGCTCATCGGCGAGTCTGGCTGCGGCAAGACCACGCTCGGGAAGACCTCAATCGGGCTTCAGCGCCCGACCGGTGGGAGCGTCAAGTTCCGCGGTCAGGACATCTGGGACGCCAAGGACGGCAACGGAGACATCGACATCCCGTATCAGGAGATCCGCAAGTCGCTCCAGATCGTCCACCAGGACCCCGGTGCATCGCTCAACCCCAATAAGACGGTGATGCACAGCCTCCAGCAGCCATTGAAGCGCTGGCAGGACGACATGTCTCAGGAAGATCGGCGTGCGCGTGTCCTCGGGATGCTCGAGTACGTCGGGATGACGCCAGCCGAAGACTTCGCACACCGGTTCCCTCACCAGCTATCGGGCGGCGAGAAACAGCGGACAGCACTGATCCGTGCGCTGCTGATGAATCCAGACCTCATCCTCGCTGACGAGGCTGTCTCCGCGCTGGACGTCTCGCTGCGCGTCGACATGATGGACCTGATGCTCGATCTTCAGGACGAGTTCAACACCTCGTTCATCTTCATCAGTCACAACCTCTCGAATGCTCGGTACCTGACGAAGAAGGCCGACGGGAAGATTGGTATCATGTACATGGGCGAACTCATCGAGATCGGATCAGCCGACGAGATCCTCCAGAACGCCCAGCACCCCTACACGAAGGTGCTCCAGTGGGCGACAGCGGAACTCGATCCCGACGCCCACAAGGCTCGCGATCCGCCCGTGCGGACAATTGACATCCCCGACCCAAAGAACCCGCCGTCGGGCTGTCGCTTCCACACGCGTTGTCCGTACGCCCGTGAGGAGTGCAGATCGTCGAAGCCCGCACTGCTTTCCCACGACGGCACGCCCGAGGACCACATTGCTGCCTGCTTCAGGGGGTACGACGAGGACGAGCATCCCTACTGGGACAGTCCGAAACTCGACGAGAACTCGTTCGCTGACAGCGACGGTTCGGAAGGCGAAGCAACTGGGGACTGA
- a CDS encoding creatininase family protein, which translates to MFILGPDKAESVDGEDFYGMDVFAFRGEKPQRLPGSAYWVDNDLFGDILNATLSQLDRVGFEIVVAHGHGPSTTFVEDHRQSLTESFDVELLTCRRSGDGPGLQVDHAAANETSLLMVLHAEAVAMDRLPDDEWPVGVDGEDPREYASAERGAEIVDTELDRMATKLSDALDEREQSL; encoded by the coding sequence ATGTTCATTCTCGGCCCTGACAAGGCTGAGAGCGTCGACGGCGAGGACTTCTACGGCATGGATGTGTTTGCGTTCCGGGGCGAGAAGCCACAGCGATTGCCCGGCAGCGCCTACTGGGTCGATAACGACTTGTTCGGAGACATACTCAACGCCACACTGTCGCAACTCGACCGAGTGGGCTTCGAGATCGTCGTCGCACACGGGCACGGGCCCTCAACGACGTTCGTCGAGGACCACCGACAGAGTCTGACCGAGTCGTTCGACGTTGAGTTGCTGACCTGCCGGCGGTCCGGCGACGGACCCGGACTGCAGGTCGATCACGCCGCCGCCAACGAAACGTCGCTGCTGATGGTACTACACGCCGAAGCCGTCGCGATGGATCGGCTCCCCGACGACGAGTGGCCGGTTGGCGTCGACGGTGAGGACCCGCGAGAATACGCGAGCGCCGAGCGGGGGGCAGAGATTGTCGACACCGAACTCGACCGAATGGCCACGAAACTGTCCGACGCGCTCGATGAGAGAGAACAGTCGTTGTGA